In Papaver somniferum cultivar HN1 chromosome 9, ASM357369v1, whole genome shotgun sequence, the genomic stretch GCATCATTAACGACCTAAGCTCAAAGCAGCTTTAACATCTAACCTCCATGCAAAACCACCACCACTGTCGTTCATTTTCCAAACATCACAAGGTACAATCAACGAGTGCCTCTCCTTCTTACACGTATACTGTAATCTAACCCTACAAACAAACCCTTCACATCTCGACGGTAAAGATTCGTTATCTTTCGTTACCAACCACACCATTTCCGGTCTCTGTTCTCCGCCATAACCGAACCCATCTTGATTCACTAGTTTTCTGTACGCTTCGTTGGTCCATCTCACTCTATTCAAACTGTCAGATATGAATCCAGGACACGCGTCTTTCTCTAGATTAATCTTTTTTTCTTCGTCAGTtcttcctaaaaaccctaacccTATCTCTTGATCACCGAATGTTTCAGTTATACACTTCACAGTTACACATGATCCTACTGGTCTTACTGGCTGTGGAATCACAACCGTCCgatctgttgatgatgatgatgttgatgttgatagTGCAGCAGAACCACCACCTGATCCGCCTGACCCTCCACTACTAGCTGGACTACTGCCGTTTTGGCTCCATGTTGCAGCAGGTACATAACTAGTCAGATGACTCAACGGTAGaagtgatgatggtgaagatgatgCTTCACCAGTGGGTTTCTCTGGTAATAATGATAAAGTAACAACAGCTCATTgtacggaattttggtgtccgccccagagaggcggaattttggtgtccgcctggcaacgcgcggaattctgctgtccgtctcatcaggcgtaaatttatgttacgcccgcaacaaacgtaaatttaaattccgccccaccaacatacgtaaatttggtttatGCCCGTTAACAAACGCAATTTAAGTTTACGCCTGACAACAAACggattttaaatttacgcccgactatattaggatttgggattTAGTCGCGACTAAATATGGTCTGGGTTTTGATCGTGGGCTGggttttgatctttactccgtcccgctaCGTTAGAAAATCAACCCAAATTTTTAGTCttcctcgcccactgtggatgctctaagcatCAGATTAGTAGGGGAAATTGGTTCCCTAGTAACAACTAAGAGTACTGCATTTGAATATGAATTGGTACGTTTACTGTGCAAATTAGAGATGTTGGTTGGCTAGCTGGGCTTGTCCTAGGTCAGCTGTACCAAGGCCATCTACGACGTTTCTTTTcaggaccatggttctattttcgATAAAGACAttggaagtaattctaggtcactcCATATCTAATTATTTATTTCATACCTAATTTACCCTCCTAAttaatttaggttatgattagtaaaataatttagttaaaaacaattagtgagattaaattaaaagatgagtttattattagttgagtaaattattatgagtataatttttgtgagattagagttagagaagatgaaggagaaaaacatggaaaataaaaataaattgttaATCACAGCCGGAGGATGAGTATTTGGGTGAACAGGTATGATgaaaacttagataatgtatgtttaATTGGTAAAAATTCCCCAAAAATGTAAGATttggaactggattttgaacagttcggttagttTATATGAagacaagtaaccgaactcatctgaaggtgtagttcggtttccTTCTGGGATGAACaattaaccgaactcatctgaaggtgTTGTTCGATTTTCcttgtgaga encodes the following:
- the LOC113311785 gene encoding uncharacterized protein LOC113311785, which encodes MVLKRNVVDGLEKPTGEASSSPSSLLPLSHLTSYVPAATWSQNGSSPASSGGSGGSGGGSAALSTSTSSSSTDRTVVIPQPVRPVGSCVTVKCITETFGDQEIGLGFLGRTDEEKKINLEKDACPGFISDSLNRVRWTNEAYRKLVNQDGFGYGGEQRPEMVWLVTKDNESLPSRCEGFVCRVRLQYTCKKERHSLIVPCDVWKMNDSGGGFAWRLDVKAALSLGR